A genomic region of Christiangramia sp. OXR-203 contains the following coding sequences:
- a CDS encoding exodeoxyribonuclease III yields the protein MTIISYNVNGIRAAIKKGFLDWLQQADPDVVLIQEIKATPEQLDLGVFEKAGYPYQYWYPATKKGYSGVAILSKTKPDHVEYGTGIDYMDYEGRVIRADFGELSVMSLYLPSGTNTARLDFKFKFMEDFQYYIDELKKSRPNLIIGGDYNICHEAIDIHDPVRLKNTSGFLPEERQWIDRLMQSGFIDSFRHFNEEPDQYSWWSYRANARNNNKGWRIDYNLVAAPLKDRLKRAVILPEAYHSDHCPVLVEIEK from the coding sequence ATGACTATTATCTCATATAATGTAAACGGCATCAGGGCTGCGATCAAGAAAGGTTTTCTTGACTGGTTACAACAGGCAGATCCAGATGTGGTTCTTATTCAGGAAATTAAAGCTACTCCAGAACAACTTGATCTGGGAGTCTTTGAAAAAGCTGGGTATCCATATCAATACTGGTATCCCGCAACTAAAAAGGGTTATAGCGGCGTGGCAATTTTGAGTAAAACCAAACCAGATCATGTAGAGTATGGGACCGGAATAGATTATATGGATTATGAAGGCCGGGTAATTCGGGCAGATTTTGGAGAACTTTCAGTCATGAGTCTCTATTTGCCATCGGGTACCAATACTGCAAGGCTCGATTTTAAGTTCAAATTTATGGAGGACTTCCAGTATTATATAGATGAACTTAAAAAGTCCAGACCTAATTTGATCATTGGCGGGGATTATAACATTTGTCACGAAGCCATCGATATTCACGATCCGGTGAGATTAAAAAACACTTCCGGATTTCTTCCTGAAGAACGACAGTGGATCGATAGGTTGATGCAAAGTGGCTTTATAGATAGCTTTCGTCATTTTAATGAAGAGCCAGATCAGTATTCCTGGTGGAGTTACAGAGCCAATGCACGAAATAACAATAAGGGATGGAGGATCGATTATAACCTGGTGGCAGCGCCACTTAAAGATCGCTTGAAAAGAGCAGTAATCCTGCCGGAAGCATACCATAGTGACCATTGTCCCGTTCTAGTAGAAATCGAAAAATAA
- the radA gene encoding DNA repair protein RadA, translating to MAKVKTTFYCQKCGAQYAKWQGKCNSCGDWNTIVEELVAKPEKKDWKTSASKEAKKLARPLLIAEIETTPHDRLNTGNNELNRVLGGGLVPGSLTLLGGEPGIGKSTLLLQISLQLKYKVLYVSGEESQQQIKMRAERIDPNPANCFILTETKTQNIFRQVEEIEPEVVIIDSIQTLHSDYIESAPGSISQIRECTAELIKFAKESNTPVILIGHITKEGSIAGPKVLEHMVDTVLQFEGDRNHVYRILRAHKNRFGSTHELGIYEMQGSGLREVNNPSEILISKNDEDLSGTAIASTLEGMRPLMIEIQALVSTAVYGTPQRSTTGYNAKRLNMLLAVLEKRAGFRLGAKDVFLNVTGGISVDDPAIDLAVVAAILSSNEDIALPKDICFAAEIGLAGEVRPVTRVEQRILEAEKLGFASIMVSKQNKFPKSEYHIRVIKVSKIEDVVSHLFE from the coding sequence ATGGCAAAGGTAAAGACAACATTCTATTGTCAGAAATGTGGTGCACAATACGCAAAATGGCAGGGGAAATGCAACAGTTGCGGCGACTGGAATACGATAGTAGAAGAGCTTGTTGCTAAACCTGAAAAAAAGGACTGGAAAACCAGTGCCAGTAAGGAAGCCAAAAAATTAGCCAGGCCGTTGCTCATTGCTGAAATTGAAACTACACCACACGACCGTCTGAATACTGGAAACAATGAACTAAATCGTGTACTTGGAGGTGGGCTCGTTCCGGGGTCGCTTACTTTGCTCGGTGGTGAACCAGGAATTGGGAAAAGTACGCTACTACTTCAGATCAGTCTGCAACTAAAATACAAGGTATTATACGTTTCCGGAGAAGAAAGTCAGCAGCAAATAAAAATGCGCGCTGAACGTATCGACCCTAATCCTGCCAACTGTTTTATCCTTACCGAAACTAAGACTCAGAATATCTTCCGTCAGGTAGAAGAGATCGAGCCTGAAGTGGTTATTATCGATTCGATCCAGACCTTGCATAGTGATTATATTGAAAGCGCTCCGGGAAGCATTTCGCAGATAAGGGAATGCACTGCCGAGCTTATAAAATTTGCTAAGGAAAGTAATACTCCGGTCATTTTGATAGGGCATATCACGAAAGAAGGAAGTATCGCTGGCCCGAAGGTTCTTGAGCATATGGTCGATACCGTTTTGCAGTTTGAAGGAGATCGAAACCATGTATACAGGATCCTTAGAGCGCATAAAAATCGCTTCGGAAGCACACATGAATTAGGCATCTATGAGATGCAGGGCAGCGGACTCCGGGAAGTCAACAATCCTTCAGAAATACTTATTTCCAAGAATGATGAAGATCTAAGTGGAACAGCCATCGCTTCTACACTGGAAGGAATGCGACCATTAATGATCGAGATCCAGGCTTTGGTAAGCACCGCTGTCTACGGGACACCACAGCGCTCTACCACCGGTTATAATGCCAAAAGACTGAATATGTTATTGGCAGTTCTCGAGAAAAGAGCTGGATTCAGGCTGGGAGCGAAAGATGTTTTCCTGAATGTTACTGGCGGTATTAGTGTGGATGACCCGGCGATAGACCTCGCGGTTGTTGCTGCAATTCTGTCTTCAAACGAAGATATTGCCCTTCCAAAAGATATCTGTTTTGCTGCTGAAATTGGCCTCGCTGGTGAGGTGAGACCTGTAACCAGGGTCGAGCAAAGAATTCTTGAGGCCGAGAAACTTGGTTTTGCCAGCATTATGGTCTCTAAACAGAATAAATTCCCGAAATCTGAATATCATATCAGGGTCATTAAAGTTTCCAAAATTGAAGATGTTGTAAGTCATCTTTTTGAATAG
- the panD gene encoding aspartate 1-decarboxylase, protein MQIHVVKSKIHRVKVTGADLNYIGSITIDEDLMEAANIIEGEKVQIVNNNNGERLETYVIPGPRNSGEITLNGAAARKVAKDDILIIIAYGIMEIEEAKNFKPSLVFPDEETNLLK, encoded by the coding sequence ATGCAGATTCACGTAGTAAAATCCAAAATTCACAGAGTTAAAGTAACCGGTGCAGATCTAAATTATATTGGTAGTATCACTATCGATGAAGATTTAATGGAAGCGGCGAATATCATTGAAGGTGAAAAGGTACAGATCGTTAATAATAATAACGGTGAACGTCTTGAAACTTACGTAATTCCAGGCCCTAGAAATTCAGGTGAGATCACTTTAAACGGTGCGGCAGCAAGAAAAGTTGCCAAGGACGATATTTTGATCATTATCGCGTATGGAATTATGGAAATAGAAGAAGCTAAAAACTTTAAACCCTCATTGGTATTTCCTGATGAAGAAACCAATCTTTTGAAATAA
- a CDS encoding NADP(H)-dependent aldo-keto reductase: MKYNNLPNTNIKVSKICLGSMTWGEQNTEAEGHEQIDYALDKGVNFIDTAEMYSIPTKAETQGSTEKVIGSWLKKTGRRDDVVIASKVAGPGDMVSHIRENLGFHKEAIQDALHNSLKRLQTGYIDLYQLHWPERNTNFFGKLDYKHDESEAWEENFQEILESLQEFVQQGKIGHIGLSNETPYGLMKFLQAAGDKLPKVVTVQNPYSLLNRKDEVGLTEILHRENVGLFPYSPLGMGTLSGKHLNGIQKNSRLDLFPQYKRYSNDLAVEATRKYKDLADKHDLSLTHLALAFVNQQKFVTSNIIGATTMEQLKENIESVDIVLSDEILKEIDEIHQQIPNPAP; the protein is encoded by the coding sequence ATGAAATACAACAATCTACCAAATACCAATATTAAAGTTAGTAAGATCTGTCTTGGTTCCATGACCTGGGGCGAGCAGAATACAGAGGCTGAAGGTCACGAGCAAATAGATTACGCCCTGGATAAAGGTGTGAACTTTATTGATACTGCTGAAATGTACTCGATCCCAACGAAGGCAGAAACTCAGGGAAGTACAGAAAAAGTGATCGGGTCCTGGTTGAAGAAAACCGGAAGAAGAGATGATGTGGTGATCGCCAGCAAAGTGGCTGGTCCCGGAGATATGGTTTCGCATATTCGCGAAAATCTTGGTTTTCATAAAGAGGCCATCCAGGATGCATTGCATAATTCCTTAAAGAGATTGCAAACAGGTTACATCGATCTTTACCAGTTGCACTGGCCGGAACGTAATACCAATTTCTTCGGAAAACTGGATTATAAGCATGATGAATCTGAAGCCTGGGAAGAAAACTTTCAGGAGATCCTGGAATCTTTGCAGGAGTTTGTTCAGCAAGGGAAAATAGGTCATATAGGTTTGAGTAACGAAACTCCGTACGGACTCATGAAATTCCTTCAGGCTGCAGGAGATAAACTGCCGAAAGTAGTGACCGTTCAAAATCCATACAGTCTGCTGAATCGAAAAGACGAGGTTGGATTAACAGAAATACTTCATCGGGAGAATGTAGGCTTATTTCCGTATTCACCGCTTGGAATGGGAACGCTTAGTGGAAAGCATTTAAATGGTATTCAAAAGAACTCCCGTTTAGATCTGTTTCCGCAGTATAAGAGATATTCAAACGATCTGGCAGTCGAAGCAACCAGGAAATACAAAGATCTTGCAGATAAGCATGATCTTAGTTTAACCCATCTCGCTTTAGCTTTTGTGAATCAGCAAAAATTCGTAACCAGCAATATTATTGGTGCTACGACCATGGAGCAACTAAAGGAAAATATTGAAAGTGTTGATATCGTTCTTAGCGATGAAATTTTGAAAGAGATCGATGAGATCCATCAACAAATTCCGAATCCTGCACCCTAA
- a CDS encoding OmpA/MotB family protein: MKLKILTILTLLALGTSCVSSKKYNDLEGRNADLQRENRSMTEDLNSFRSNSEKLGNDLASLQKEYDAATTERNDLMQKFAALQKNYSSLEESYDALEQNSSAAILENSRQNRELLAQLDEKEADLITEKNRLEKLQKDLNLRSQRIDELESVIAAKDAKMNALKNAVSNALTKFEGKGLSVEQKDGKVYVSMENKLLFDSGSWAVNQEGRKAVKQLGSVLAQNPDIAVLIEGHTDNVPYGGSGQLKDNWDLSTKRATSIVQILRENNQIDPQSLTAAGRGEYAPIANNDSEAGKAKNRRIEVILTPKLDEITRVLNEIE; this comes from the coding sequence ATGAAACTTAAAATTCTTACAATTTTAACACTTCTGGCATTGGGAACATCCTGTGTTTCATCGAAAAAATACAATGATCTGGAAGGTAGAAATGCAGACCTTCAGCGTGAGAATAGAAGCATGACTGAGGACCTCAATTCCTTCCGAAGTAATTCGGAAAAGCTTGGCAATGATCTTGCCAGCTTACAAAAAGAGTACGATGCTGCTACCACAGAGCGAAATGATCTTATGCAGAAATTTGCTGCGTTGCAGAAGAACTATTCCAGCCTGGAGGAATCCTATGATGCGCTGGAGCAAAACAGTTCAGCAGCCATTTTGGAGAATTCCCGTCAAAATAGAGAGTTACTCGCGCAATTAGACGAAAAAGAAGCCGACCTGATTACTGAAAAGAACCGACTGGAAAAGCTTCAAAAAGACCTCAATCTCCGTTCTCAGAGAATCGATGAACTGGAGTCTGTTATTGCAGCTAAAGACGCCAAGATGAACGCTCTTAAGAATGCAGTATCAAATGCTCTTACAAAATTTGAGGGTAAGGGATTAAGCGTTGAGCAAAAAGATGGAAAAGTATATGTTTCCATGGAAAATAAATTGCTGTTCGATTCTGGTAGCTGGGCAGTGAACCAGGAAGGAAGAAAAGCAGTTAAACAGCTGGGAAGCGTACTTGCCCAAAATCCCGATATCGCAGTTCTAATTGAAGGACATACAGATAATGTGCCTTATGGTGGTAGCGGTCAGTTAAAAGACAACTGGGATCTTTCTACTAAAAGAGCGACGTCTATAGTGCAGATCCTACGCGAAAACAACCAGATTGACCCTCAAAGTCTTACCGCTGCTGGTAGAGGTGAATATGCACCAATCGCCAATAATGATTCTGAAGCAGGAAAAGCCAAAAACCGTAGAATTGAAGTGATTCTTACTCCAAAACTGGATGAAATCACTCGCGTTCTTAATGAAATTGAATAA
- the panC gene encoding pantoate--beta-alanine ligase: MQVFREKGRLLEAIREKKSEEKSIGLVPTMGALHEGHLSLVQFATQQTDQVVVSIFVNPTQFDDPDDLEKYPRNLEQDIALLKTKFENLWIFSPNATELYDGKIVSQQFDFGGLENVMEGKFRNGHFNGVGTVVKKLFEATEPDKAFFGEKDFQQLQIIRKLTDLTKLPVEIIGCPILREDSGLARSSRNERLTDANRQKAAFIYKTLQTASELFGTKSAKEVTDWVEAAFQDQDVLELEYFMIAEANSLQKIETKEKEKQYRAFIAVYADDIRLIDNIALNN, translated from the coding sequence ATGCAGGTTTTTAGGGAGAAAGGACGTTTACTTGAGGCTATTCGCGAGAAGAAATCTGAAGAAAAGAGCATCGGACTGGTGCCAACCATGGGTGCTTTACATGAAGGTCATCTATCCCTGGTTCAATTCGCCACACAACAAACAGATCAGGTTGTTGTATCCATATTTGTAAATCCAACTCAATTTGATGACCCGGATGATCTGGAAAAATACCCTAGAAATCTCGAGCAGGATATCGCATTATTAAAGACTAAATTCGAAAATTTATGGATTTTTAGCCCTAATGCGACTGAACTCTATGACGGCAAGATCGTTTCCCAGCAATTTGATTTTGGTGGCTTGGAGAATGTCATGGAAGGAAAATTTAGAAATGGACATTTTAATGGTGTTGGCACCGTAGTGAAAAAATTGTTCGAAGCCACGGAACCTGATAAAGCTTTTTTCGGTGAAAAGGATTTTCAGCAATTACAGATTATTCGCAAACTTACAGATCTCACAAAACTACCAGTGGAAATCATTGGCTGCCCAATTTTAAGAGAGGATAGCGGACTTGCAAGGTCGTCACGAAATGAACGTCTAACTGATGCAAACAGGCAGAAAGCAGCTTTTATTTATAAAACGCTACAAACTGCCAGTGAGCTATTTGGCACAAAAAGTGCTAAAGAAGTGACAGACTGGGTTGAGGCGGCATTTCAAGATCAGGATGTTCTGGAACTGGAATATTTTATGATTGCTGAAGCTAATAGTCTTCAAAAAATTGAAACCAAAGAAAAAGAAAAACAATACAGGGCGTTCATCGCAGTATATGCAGACGATATTCGTCTCATCGATAACATCGCTCTGAACAATTAA
- a CDS encoding peptidoglycan DD-metalloendopeptidase family protein, giving the protein MRNLRYIFIFLLISGCSQLEKAEDLISGLSEKEKYQRDQDISDELFSLWESRIQKALNDSIEVEMPYTEAGNLKPKSFHIYSYQAYLKPGEILNTNFKTDSSSTLIFTEIYRRNNQTKKFEQVLKPKPDGSISYEVEENGLYKVIFQPEIEAHTPFTIQLAILPAYQFPVSGGENADIGSYWGDIRDGGSRDHEGIDIFADRGTPVIATTSGRIGFSGEKGLGGKQVWLRDSKRSQSLYYAHLDSIVPNLNSVKTGDTLGFVGNTGNAKTTPPHLHFGIYRRNTGAIDPLGFVYKTETLESAIPKENEIARQLRVNSNKANLRNKAAASNSKIMKTARNGELLFVQGKTADWYHVRDSLDRSMYVHESLVRPSI; this is encoded by the coding sequence ATGCGCAACCTTAGGTATATTTTTATTTTCTTGCTTATTTCTGGCTGTTCTCAGCTGGAAAAGGCTGAAGATCTTATTTCAGGTCTTTCTGAAAAAGAGAAATATCAACGGGATCAGGATATTTCAGATGAATTATTTAGTCTTTGGGAATCCAGGATTCAGAAAGCTTTAAACGATAGTATTGAAGTTGAAATGCCCTATACCGAAGCAGGAAACTTGAAACCTAAAAGCTTCCATATTTATTCTTACCAGGCGTATTTAAAACCAGGTGAGATCCTGAACACAAATTTTAAAACCGACTCCTCCTCCACCCTTATTTTTACTGAAATATATCGTCGTAACAATCAAACTAAAAAGTTTGAACAGGTTTTAAAACCTAAACCTGATGGTTCTATCTCCTACGAAGTAGAAGAAAACGGACTCTATAAAGTGATCTTTCAGCCGGAAATTGAAGCTCATACACCGTTTACAATTCAACTTGCCATACTACCGGCTTATCAATTTCCAGTTTCTGGCGGGGAAAATGCAGATATTGGTAGTTACTGGGGAGATATTCGGGATGGTGGCAGCCGGGACCATGAGGGTATAGATATTTTTGCAGATCGGGGAACGCCGGTGATCGCAACAACTTCAGGAAGAATAGGTTTTTCAGGAGAGAAAGGCCTTGGTGGAAAACAGGTCTGGCTGCGTGATTCTAAACGATCTCAATCTCTATATTATGCTCACCTGGATAGTATAGTACCAAATTTAAATTCGGTCAAAACTGGCGATACTCTTGGCTTTGTTGGCAATACCGGAAATGCAAAAACCACACCTCCACATTTACACTTCGGAATATATCGCAGGAATACTGGAGCGATTGATCCGCTGGGATTTGTTTATAAAACTGAAACCCTGGAAAGTGCTATTCCGAAGGAAAATGAAATAGCGCGACAACTTAGAGTAAATTCGAACAAAGCAAATCTTAGGAATAAAGCAGCGGCCAGTAATTCTAAAATAATGAAAACTGCCAGAAATGGCGAATTGTTGTTCGTACAAGGTAAAACGGCCGATTGGTATCATGTTCGTGATAGCCTCGATCGTTCTATGTATGTGCATGAGAGCCTGGTAAGACCAAGTATTTAG
- a CDS encoding glycogen/starch synthase encodes MKDKRVLYVSSEVIPYLPETDISSTSFEAAKMVNNLGGQIRIFMPRFGNINERRHQLHEVIRLSGMNLVINDLDMPLIIKVASIPKERMQVYFIDNEDYFKRKATLTDEDGNLFSDNDERAIFFAKGVIETVKKLNWSPDIIHVHGWLSSLLPLYLRNYYGNEPLFRDAKIVTSVYNQSFDGTLDEELREKILFDGFENANVKHLKTPNFVNILKTAVDNSDAVVMGGDDVPEELQDYIKKLNKPVLPYTEKENFSHAYQEFYDTKVLSES; translated from the coding sequence ATGAAAGATAAGAGAGTGTTATACGTCTCGTCTGAAGTTATACCGTACTTACCTGAAACCGATATCTCATCTACTTCCTTTGAAGCTGCAAAAATGGTTAATAACCTAGGCGGACAGATAAGGATCTTTATGCCAAGATTCGGAAATATAAATGAAAGAAGGCATCAATTACATGAAGTGATTCGATTATCCGGGATGAACCTGGTGATCAACGATCTTGATATGCCTCTAATCATTAAAGTTGCTTCCATCCCAAAGGAGAGAATGCAGGTTTATTTTATTGATAATGAAGATTATTTTAAAAGGAAGGCAACTTTGACAGATGAAGATGGAAATCTCTTTTCTGATAATGACGAAAGAGCAATATTTTTTGCAAAAGGGGTGATCGAAACAGTAAAAAAACTGAACTGGTCTCCAGATATCATTCATGTACATGGATGGTTATCTTCTCTTTTACCACTTTATTTAAGAAATTATTACGGGAATGAGCCATTATTCCGTGATGCAAAAATTGTGACCTCTGTTTACAATCAAAGTTTCGATGGAACGTTAGATGAAGAACTACGTGAGAAAATTTTGTTTGATGGTTTTGAAAATGCTAACGTAAAGCATCTAAAAACTCCAAACTTCGTAAATATTTTGAAGACGGCAGTAGATAATTCAGATGCTGTAGTAATGGGTGGTGATGATGTGCCTGAAGAGTTGCAGGATTACATTAAGAAGCTTAATAAACCGGTTCTTCCTTATACCGAAAAAGAAAATTTCTCTCACGCGTATCAGGAATTTTATGACACTAAAGTATTGTCAGAATCGTAA
- a CDS encoding lysylphosphatidylglycerol synthase transmembrane domain-containing protein, giving the protein MSKKFKKFLKISIPLFLGIFLVWYSLQSSTAQERASLWQSIVDANKFWIAISFVLGTLSHLSRAYRWKFMLEPMGYTTRLPNRFMAVMVAYLANFGIPRSGEVLRAATLTTYEKVPFEKGFGTIISERVADLLILMLIIGVALILQTDDLLGYLHDQNIKPMNTLLIFLGLVVLGVLGLTVIKRSNWGPFKKIKKLAKGLLEGMRSILNMRQKWAFIGHTIFIWSMYLCMFFVIKLSVPETADATPGTILAAFVVGSFAVSATNGGIGVYPLAVGGILMFFGIESHAAEALGWISWATQTAVVLLFGGLSFILLPLFNNRK; this is encoded by the coding sequence TTGAGCAAAAAATTCAAAAAGTTTTTAAAAATTAGTATCCCCTTATTTCTGGGGATTTTTTTAGTATGGTATTCATTACAGAGTTCTACTGCCCAGGAACGTGCAAGCCTGTGGCAGAGTATTGTTGATGCCAACAAATTCTGGATTGCAATTTCTTTTGTTCTTGGAACGCTTTCACATCTTTCCAGGGCTTATCGTTGGAAGTTTATGCTGGAACCAATGGGTTATACCACCCGGCTTCCAAATCGTTTCATGGCAGTAATGGTCGCCTATCTTGCTAACTTCGGAATTCCAAGATCTGGTGAAGTTTTGCGTGCTGCCACGCTAACTACTTATGAAAAGGTTCCTTTTGAAAAAGGTTTCGGAACCATTATTTCTGAAAGAGTTGCTGATCTACTTATTCTAATGCTCATCATTGGCGTTGCGCTTATTTTGCAAACCGACGATCTTTTAGGATACCTGCATGATCAGAACATTAAACCCATGAATACCCTACTCATTTTTCTGGGACTGGTAGTACTCGGAGTTTTAGGCCTTACAGTTATTAAAAGATCGAACTGGGGACCTTTTAAAAAAATAAAAAAACTCGCAAAAGGCCTGCTGGAAGGGATGCGAAGTATCCTGAACATGCGCCAGAAATGGGCTTTTATAGGACATACCATCTTTATCTGGTCAATGTACCTATGCATGTTCTTCGTAATAAAACTAAGCGTTCCAGAGACTGCAGATGCTACTCCAGGCACCATTCTGGCTGCATTCGTTGTGGGAAGTTTTGCAGTTTCAGCAACTAATGGTGGCATAGGAGTCTATCCATTAGCCGTAGGCGGAATCCTGATGTTCTTTGGGATCGAATCACATGCTGCTGAAGCGCTTGGCTGGATCTCCTGGGCAACTCAAACCGCTGTGGTTCTGTTATTTGGCGGACTATCATTTATACTGTTACCGCTTTTTAATAACAGGAAATAA
- a CDS encoding alpha/beta hydrolase has protein sequence MKRLSTMLLALILPLVSWSQILHETVNSQKLGEQREIKIQLPRNYEQNSEKRYPVVVVLDGDYLFEPVAGMVDYYSYWKDIPEMIVVGINQDGIRMEDTAYGENSLPADKGAKFFEFIGMELLASLDQKYRTSNFRMIVGHDFTANFINYYLLKQEPIFKGYINLSPDLAPEVANWVTDALESSESKKWFYLATSNEDIPALKSGIASFDNQLKGINNKLVSYKFEEFTGESHYSLVGKAIPSAISSMFEIYRPISTKDYNEILLQTSISPTQYLTEKYESIEELYGLKRQISINDFMAVHNAIEKTRNWEAYKDLYKLAFDHYPGTMLGTFFEARHEEETGNPKKAMRMYQNAYGQKSIAFLDADYMLEKADAIKKDFGY, from the coding sequence ATGAAACGTTTATCAACCATGCTATTGGCACTCATTCTGCCTTTAGTAAGCTGGTCGCAGATCTTGCACGAGACCGTCAACTCTCAAAAGTTAGGAGAACAAAGAGAAATTAAAATTCAACTTCCCAGAAATTACGAACAGAATTCAGAGAAGAGATACCCTGTTGTGGTCGTTCTGGATGGAGACTACCTGTTCGAACCCGTAGCTGGTATGGTAGATTATTATTCTTACTGGAAAGATATTCCTGAAATGATCGTTGTGGGAATCAATCAGGATGGAATTCGTATGGAAGACACAGCCTATGGAGAAAACTCTCTTCCTGCAGATAAAGGCGCTAAGTTTTTTGAATTTATAGGTATGGAATTACTCGCCAGTCTCGATCAAAAATACAGAACTTCAAATTTCCGTATGATCGTAGGGCATGATTTTACGGCTAATTTTATCAATTATTATCTCCTTAAACAGGAGCCTATTTTCAAAGGTTATATTAATCTTAGTCCTGATCTGGCTCCAGAAGTAGCGAACTGGGTTACGGATGCATTAGAATCTTCAGAATCCAAAAAATGGTTCTATCTGGCAACTTCAAACGAGGATATTCCTGCACTAAAATCTGGTATTGCCAGTTTTGATAATCAATTGAAAGGCATCAACAATAAGCTGGTTTCTTATAAATTTGAAGAATTTACGGGTGAATCTCACTACTCGCTGGTCGGTAAGGCCATACCATCTGCAATTTCAAGCATGTTTGAGATCTACCGCCCTATTTCAACCAAAGATTATAATGAAATCCTTCTGCAAACTTCCATATCTCCTACCCAATATCTTACCGAGAAATATGAGTCGATCGAAGAACTTTATGGTCTTAAAAGACAAATAAGCATCAACGATTTTATGGCTGTTCATAACGCTATTGAAAAAACACGAAACTGGGAAGCCTATAAGGATCTTTACAAACTTGCTTTTGATCATTATCCGGGAACCATGTTGGGAACATTCTTCGAAGCCCGACATGAAGAAGAAACCGGGAATCCCAAAAAGGCAATGCGTATGTATCAAAATGCCTACGGACAAAAAAGTATCGCGTTCCTGGATGCAGATTATATGCTGGAGAAGGCAGATGCAATCAAAAAAGATTTCGGTTATTAG